A stretch of DNA from Aspergillus flavus chromosome 3, complete sequence:
ACATACCCGGAACGCAGCACTGTAAGGCACCCCAATAGGGAGATTGGCAAAAATCGCCAACAGACGATTACCCATTGGGGACCGGAAGGCCAGGTTATGAGAAATCTCATGGAtagcgaggaagaggttCTGATTGGCAGTTGCTCCGATCAAGTATGCGGTTGCAAGAAACCGCCAGGACAGCATCGAGGTGTCCCGGAGTAGATATGCACAGCATATCTGGAGGGAGACAACACCAAACACCACATATTTAGTGAGAGGCTCATAACCACAGAGCTTGGTAACCTGATAATAGCGAACCCATGAGATTAGCGGTGCATGAGATGAAGCGGTGAAAGGCGTTGAACACACCTCTGGATGGGCTTTGATAATCGCTTGCCGTCTTGAACGGTGAGGCTCTTCCGTATATGTCCAAAAGAATTGGTCCTCGACTATAGACGACTCTGACGGTGGAATTCGAACCGACCGCTGGTCATTCTGTGCATCGAGATCCTTGTTCTTCGCGGCGGACACGCGGAGATGCGGACTATCGGTGGTCACGACGGCGGAGGGCATGATTGGGGGGCGGGataggagaaggaaagatggTATATTTACGCCATGGGTCGAGAACGGgtagagaaggagagaaagaaggggaGGCAATGGCAAGCGACGATCCGAGTCTTCTGATTAATTGCAACGACAACGTGAGTCGGAGTGGATTGTTTCCACGTGGGGCCTCCCGGCGCCATGGATGGTTATGACTGGTCCGATCTACCGCCTTGCCTATTCAGGAATTATGGTTTGACATCCTAGATCCATGGGTTGATTCCAGTGTGTAACGAGTATTGTTCATGACCATTTCTATTGCTATCATTGGGGTTTTCTTGATCTCATAATGCTATAAGCAAAGTAACAATATACAACGTCCAGGCAAACGCCCTAGCTCAGTAATCGTCTCCACGACTAATCACTTCCTTAACGTTAGGCCGAAGGACAATAGTCTGCATGGTCGGTTAGTCTGAATTCAAAATTTCAGGTACAGTGATGTGGTTCGGTCTTACGTGTTCATATTGGGCAGTGTAAGAGCCCTTGATATCGCAAAGTGGTGGGTAGTCCTGGACTATTCCGGACGAAACCAGGTTGTTCAACTACGAATATGTTAGCATATAATTCCGAAGACCTAGAGAGCTTATCGTCTTACTCCAAGAAGATATTTATCCTGTCCAAGTCGGTCAAGATAACGACGGCAGAAGGGCAAAGTGCCGAAGTTCTTGTTGATCACATTCAACAGATTCTTGGCCGAAGAGAGACGCAGAGGCACCGGAGAGGCATTAGGAACCAAAGCGTAATGGGAGGTTTCCATCTGTCAGCAAGTTAGCTCTGTCTAGACTCACAATATTGGCCAGTAGCACACTTACGTCTTCTCGCACGTAGCCCTTTCCGGTACTACCGAAGGTCTCAATGGCGAAAACTTCACCTTCCTCCATCTTGGTCTGGTCACCACCCTTCACAATCGGAACACTCTTGCCTCCGTGGATGACGTGCTGGTCAATGTTGTGACCGTTGAGGTTCCTAATACACTTCACGGGATGCATGGTCCCGTTGAGTTCAACTTCATAACTTTCCATGGCCTCTTGGATGGCGGCACCAATATCGCTCATGCGGACGTCAATACCCGCTTCCTACATACGGTCATCAGTAAAAGTTCCATAAACTTAGGAAGTTGGAGGCATAGAAGCATACGCGAATTCCAGTATTGGTAGCATCCTTAACGGCCTCAAGTAGGGGGTCATAAACTGGGTCGAAAGCCACAGTAAAAGCACTGTCGACGATGCGGCCGTTGATGTGCGCGCCGAAGTCGACCTTCATCACGTCTCCCTGCTGCAGCACCATCTTGTTGCCCGCATTAGGTGTGTAGTGAGCGGCACAATGGTTGATGCTCAGACCACAGGGGAAACCCATACCACCCTTGAGGTTGTCACCTTCCTCAAGACCCTGGTGGCCAGTCAAAGCACGCACTGATTCCTCGATGCCCTCAGCAATCTCCGTCAAGGTCTGGCCCGGCTTGATAGTCTTCTGCGCATACTGACGGACCTGACGGTGCACCTCAGCACCCTGACGATACTCCTGCAAAAAATCATTGTTCATGCGGTCG
This window harbors:
- a CDS encoding methionine aminopeptidase 2 (methionine aminopeptidase, type II, putative) codes for the protein MAAQASEDLQKLDLNGQGGAAKADAPTAGQAEAGEAEDDSDDDADEGNAAPEGGANGAAKKKKKRKSKKKKKGGAKVQSEPPRVPLSQLFAGKQYPEGEIVEYKDDNLYRTTNEEKRYLDRMNNDFLQEYRQGAEVHRQVRQYAQKTIKPGQTLTEIAEGIEESVRALTGHQGLEEGDNLKGGMGFPCGLSINHCAAHYTPNAGNKMVLQQGDVMKVDFGAHINGRIVDSAFTVAFDPVYDPLLEAVKDATNTGIREAGIDVRMSDIGAAIQEAMESYEVELNGTMHPVKCIRNLNGHNIDQHVIHGGKSVPIVKGGDQTKMEEGEVFAIETFGSTGKGYVREDMETSHYALVPNASPVPLRLSSAKNLLNVINKNFGTLPFCRRYLDRLGQDKYLLGLNNLVSSGIVQDYPPLCDIKGSYTAQYEHTIVLRPNVKEVISRGDDY